The following is a genomic window from Triplophysa dalaica isolate WHDGS20190420 chromosome 22, ASM1584641v1, whole genome shotgun sequence.
GGACTGTTTCCATGACTCTTACGATCTGAGCCTGGGGATTCACCAAGGTTCCATACTTGGTCCACTTTACTTCAAGGTGGTAAGACTGTGGGATGCTGCATGTTTGCGTGCCCTTGGTTAACCACAAACGGTGAAACAAGGCATTAGTTGCGAATGAAAACAGTGGTTTACAAATCAGCTTTGCATCATGATAGTAACGGGTGAGCAAGTTAACAAGTGAACACTTCGACTTTCTCTTTACAGAAAGAGAAGTCTAGCACCAGTTCCCATAACTTCACATATGTAGGAAAATAGTAGAATGCTAGTTACCGATGTTATGGTTTGGATCTGTATTGGGACCCATTCCAGAGGATTTTGAGGAAGGGAATTTCCAAAAGAGGCTACATGGTCAGGGAAGTTCTGTCCTTTCAGCACTGACAAAATGACTTCAGATAGCAATGAACAATTAACAGCATCAGGAAGCCTACGAAACAAATTTTCAATACTCATTAGAAACCATAATAATGGTAATACGTTTTACATACAGAATGTTAGTTTAGTCCAtttagtaaataataacaaatcatCATTATAACAGCCTTTTACCTGAAAGTGCAGCCCGATACCATGTCTATCCCGAACTGGACAGGGGAGCGACGGGACGAGCCGAGCAAGCAATCCTGCTCTGCAGAGTTCTGGAGGATAGTTACTGGCCCTTTTGGATCAGTGCTCTGAACAATTCCAGTGAAACAGCAGTCAAGGACTGTACCACAAAAATCGGTTTTGGGATACAGGATATACTGAAAaggcttatttatttattaaatcctTTCTGCAAATGTAAACACTAGTCCACACTTGATATACACTGATTTCTGACCTGGTTTTTGTTTGATGTGGATCAAAAATAACTATATTTTTATACTAATGATAAGTATTTACCAGTATCACTTGCATGAATCATCCCAAAACTCCTGTGCAACAGAGTTTTATTACAGCATGTATTgctttgtatattgtatatattttttgtacatttcaaaatcagtttttttattttaaaatgtactacttataggtatgtgtttaggaaCAACGATCATTGGTAAAGGTCTCTTAATCTTTTCCGCTTCTGTAtatttctatattctatatttctGTTACTGCTATCTATGTGTATAGCTACAATTGTGAAATGCGTTGTAGAAATAAATTTCAatctaattattttaaattctagTTTCATTCCTGAATTTAAATGAAGATAGCAAAATTGTAGAACtgcaatttaaatatacattcaagtataaaaaatgtacttccATTTTTTCCAATATGAATTATCCACAAACAATAAATTATCTTTTCATCTTTGGACCATGTTGATGAAACACAGAGCGCATAAATTTACTTGACCCATAATCAATATAGAATGTCATAGTAATGGATATTCTGTTGTTCTCGTTCCTGCCACAAGAGGCAGTCCCACCACATAACCAGGATTGCCACTGAATCTCATCCCTGATGTGCTTGTGATCTCCTAttaaagaataaacataacattactTGCTGcactgaataaataatattattaacatttctAAGACATAATAATGATAGTGTGGTACCTGCAGGAATGTTATCTGAAACTCTTGTTGTATGGGCACCATGATGCTTTTAATGGCTCCCAGCAAAAATGATGCCATTACATTAAGAATTTCACCAGCTTCACTGTACCTAAATATGTATTTcacctgaaaaacaaaacagtagtTATCCATAAACTTGTCTAATCCACTGATACAGTTATTTACAGTACACACCTGCTTTACAACATTGTTGCAGACATCACCAGACTCCAGGAGGACAGGGAAATAGGAGAAACTTTCAGCAGGGTCCACCGACGTCCATGTGCCTTCCAAAGATTCCAGGGTGATAGCTGACACTTCCACACCTATAACCTAAAATAGGATTCGgaacatttgaaaatatttaattcttATAAATGTAATACTGTGTAGTTTAAAAAGTTGAATGGCTTACTTTAGCTGCTTCGTTCTTTCCCTGAAAAGCAATCGAGAGATTGTTTCATAAAAGTCCCAATAAGGTCCAATATTTTCTGTAGACTAAGATGTAAAGGAAACTCACAGTACGGATGTTGAAAGTGATATAGGCTCCGAGGTCTAGAGCCTCGAGTGATGAGCAATCCTGTGGCAAATCAAAGCTTCTCACACATCTGCTCGTCTGGTCTTTGAGAAAAGCTATGAAATGTAATCTGTGTTTATGTAAGAGGTCCAATGCAAATGAATTGACCGCAAACTTAGTTTTTAAATCGCTGTTTAGTATTTGCTCTGTCCTACCGGCAGGGTTTCCATCTAAGCAGTGAGCTGTACCCGCAGAGGCAGGAAAGGGGAAAGACTCCTGCTCACCAGCCTCATTCACTGTTTGAATGACATCGCCATACTGTGGGTGGACCACAGACAAAATGTTGCAAATCAATTGAAACTTTGTATTTTTGGGAGAACATTTATACAAACTACAAttggaaagagagaaaggatgTAATAGAATTCtggtaaagaaaataaatgttaagttaTGCTTTCCACTTTTGTAAAATAGCAACCATCTTGACATCAATAtgttttgagagagagagagagagagtggggggAGGTAATATCATTACATGCTTCGATTCATTGAAATCATATTAACTCTGGTTCAACCCTAATGCTAATGTGGACTGCGCTGTTCGAGTTAAGGACTACAATTTGACATGcgagtgatttttttttaccagatATCCTGAAACATTTCCTATTGCAGTGCTCTGTGCATTGGTGTCCCTGGTGTGGCCGAAGAAAAATCCCGCAAATTGACCAAAAAGGGAGTCAAAATTTTCCTCAGTGGGAATTTCAGGAGTGCCAAATGACATTCCTTCTTCATCTTAAAAGGAAACAAGCATAAACATTTctgattattattaaaaaacacacttttttttttgagaagTCTCTccctggttttgtgtccatgcaatggaagtcaatgggggttaaggttgtttggttaccaacattgttcaaaataccttcttttgtgttctgagaaaCTCAAACAggtggaatgacatgaggttgagtaaatgatgaaataaaaatattgagtgaaccaattttttattcattatatctCATACGgatcaattattttaaagaaatggtacattaaaatgtatgtatttattttctcacaCCCATCCCATTCCTAACCTATGCTGTtatttacacaacacaaaaataaatatcaccaCTAGAAAAAAACACGGGATGAAAGTATAAAATAACAGCATTTCAAACAACACAAGGGTGACAGACTTTTCGTATTTGGTATGCTAtccttttaaataaagataCGTGTACGCACGGTTGGCAGATTGAATGCAGAAGACATCAGGGTTGACCTCCTTCTGAACAGATGACTGGACACGAGACAAACCATCTGGTGTGGTATTGATGGAATAGACAACTTTATCCTTTTGGCACAGTTTGGGGTCACTACTGTGATGAGAAAACAGGCGTTAATACATAAATACCTCATGTGTGCTCCGGTGATCAGGTAAGTCATGCTGTTTTCTGTGGCAAACTTGCTTTAAGCACACAAACCCACACCTCTGATTAGTTTATAAAGTGATTACCTGATTGTCTTTATTGAACAGTCAGTGAACAGGGACACTTCCTCTGTGCAGTCTGGATCACAGCAACAGTTAATGTCACACTGACCACTTTGTAAGTTGCATGGACACAATTTGAAGACTGTGGAAAAcggaaatataaatgaaatcgAAAAACACACCAACATTTCTGTTCAGAGAGACTTCCAGCTAACTGCTATCTTACCTTCGGTTACTGGAATAGGGAGGACACCAGAGACGGGCAGGGGCAGTACTGATCGCGGTACATAGGGGGTCGTGTTGGGGATAGACGTGTCTGTGGACTCGGTTTGATCGGGAAGTGCAGTCACAGATTCGGATGAATCTGGGAAAGAAGACGGAGTTGGAGTGATTCCCGACTCCGTGAAATTAAGGGAGTCTTCCCGGTCAGAAAATGGGTCGTTCGCATCCTTAAGTGTGATATTAATGCTTTCGGTAGTATTCGCGTGTTCAATGCACAGGGCGGTTTTTAAAAATGCCAAGATAAGAAGACAACACAACGCCGCCATGCTTGGTTACATGGCGTTGTCAGTGGTATCCAGGAAGtgaaatgcattgtgggattgtgAGTAAAAACTGCTGATCGCGTGCgaatatatattaaatgcatttcattatatgttgtatgtaaatatgtcaaatgaaaatataatataaaaataaaatacgtagCCTACACAGTGGTGAcgaatatataataaaaaaataaaaaaattcagaaaacaatttatataaaatgactttatttacGCTCCACAGAATTTATGTATATGAGGAAATATTTCGCCACAATGATTAACGAATATAAAACTCCAGGCACCTATTTTTGACTTTATAATAACCGTGTTTACGATCTGATTAATGCCATAATAAGAAATGCTTAATTTAAACCAAGAACATATGGATGTCACTTTAGCCAATAATGTCATATTTGCTTGTAATCTTGTGCTTTTTGTACGACATGTACAATTCTgcaaaatattacaacaacGATCTATCAAACGCACTTGGGTTTCTACTACGTTCTGACGTCACCGCACAGCACAGCGTCACGTGACCTGGTGTCCCGTATGCGCTTGTGTCTCCGCAACACTGGCGCTCGTGACTGAGAATGTAAGTGCGGGGAAGAATGTCGGATAGGATGGAGCGTACTGGAGGAACTTTCTCTGTTAAATCAGCCAAAACATAAAAGAGACATATATTCAACTTGATCGCGATTCAGTAAAGGAGAAAGAACTCTTTAATCGCTTTTTAAATCGTCTTGGTTTGGCTCGTGTGGTTCACCTCTGGCGAGCGAAGCCGAATGTTGGTGGATAGAAGCGCAAGCCGTGCACACAGGATCGGAGCGTAGAGAGACGGGAGTCGGGCTAGGCAGGTAGACGGTTACCGTATACCTTAAGGGGATGTTATCGGTACTTTCCTATGGCAGGATTGTTGCCAGGGCTGTCCTGGGCGGACTCTCGCAAACAGACGGCAGAGACTATATCCTGATCACGGCGAGCTGCGGCTTCGGAAAGGACTTTCGCAAGGGGATCCTGAAGAAAGGGATGTGTTACGGGGATGATGCATGCTTCATAGCCCGGCACAAGTCTACTGATGTACTGGGTGAGTGATCACGTACCCGCACCAAAATGAAGTGTGTACTTTCTTCTACAAGCCATTTATCTAAATATTACATATTCTTCATTATAgtagatttttttgtaatttggaTATAGCTCAAACATGCATTGCTTACTTTCAACTATGGAAATGACCTTCATGGGTCAATTACAGCACTTTAATTTATGATGGGGGTGTGAGTGAGATTAGTCCAGGCTTCACCTGAAATAACCTCCCCTGTTGTGAAATTTCAAGGATTTTCCATGTCACGTGGGGAGATTTCATGTAAACGCATTCAATAACGGCTGCCCAAACTATCaagaataaacatatttatcatttaatgtACATAAGCTTAAATGTATTGCATAAAGTACCTTGAAAATCCTGGTTGACCTTTCACCCAGAAAGATGCGAGGCTGAACCCCCAAAGACGACTAGTGGCAGGATGGAGAATAGTTTCAATGTAAATCATAtatgaataacatttttaaatcagacGCGGTGAATATCGATAGATCTCTCTAATATACACTTTATTGCATTGATTGTGTAGATTTACGAAGTTCGTAATCGCTGTTTTTATAAGCAAACCCATATTTTGAAAGAACGATAAGCGCTCAATCAGAATCTCGATGCatacattatattttgttttactcGATCCCAACATACATTTGAGTAAAACATAAGTACATTTCGCGTGGATTCTTTTTAAAGGTCAGAATGGTTGAGCATGGAGGCAGCCATGTTGTTTATTCACGACCACGCGCAGGCAACACGCACAGGCGTTATCATTGTCCTGTCCACCGTATGACCCATAGAAGAAATATGTACCACCTTCGGTTTCAAAAACATTCATAAGCAAAGGCTGGACGAAAACGAGAAAactaaataatgttattttgtcttaatgctaaaatgtacttttaataaaaataaagtattagaAAAACACCACTTCCGCGTATGTTCTTGTAGGGTCCACCGGCTTTTGTTAAGAGTCTCGGAGCTGCTGAACACGTGTTTTGCAGCCCAGAAgttatgttgtctttttatgCTCGGATGTTTGTGTGGTTGTTTATTGGCTCGAGACAATTgttgtaaaatgaaaaacaattagccattaaaaaaacattaaacatttcaattatgtaaaaaatacagctacaGCAAATTAATGAACATTACATGACTGTAATTGTGCGTAAGATTGCGTCAAACGTTCATTGTGTGAACTGTCGAatgaaaagaattaaaaaaaaatatttttaacattgcataatgttttaaatgatcaaTTATAGTTGTATGAATAATAATTGATGTAGCCTCACTTCTAGTCTTCCTTATGTAATAAACACAGTAATGTACAGCAATACAGCCATTATCACAATTGAACATGTACAGTCAGCCGGTCATTATCGCAAAATAAACTTGGACAGATTTTGTATTGCCAAAATGaggtttattttgtgataaaaaCAGCTGACACTAGATGGTACATAACATTGTACCATTTGACAAATAAGGTAATGACTGTTGGCAAATGTGTGTCTGCCCACACAACCATGGTATCACGCGCCTTAAACTAAGGTCAGTAGAGGATTTCCACTTTCCAGTCCAATTAACTTAATGAACTAGCCTTGGAAAACAGGATAAAACGTCTGGGATTTATTTGATACTGAGATCATGATCCTCATTACTGCAGTAGCACAGTTTATCAACGTCTTACATGTAATTGACAGGGAGTTGTGAACCATTGAAATCACATTAGCGATTGGATGAGAGTTTTTCAGAGAAACACATTTCCAGGAGTTCTCAGAGATGTGCTCGAACACAGCCAGTTACGGTCCTTCGTTCGAGCTTGAAAGCTGCCTATATTTTGtctcccatttgtttatttagcacTTTTTATTATACAGTTGTAGTTGTTTTACCAAAAATGGTTTGCAGAGCATTTagagacagtttttttttgtgggccttttttggttttgttgtgcCAGCTGGAAAGTAactgtgtttatataaaagatGTTCTTGGATGCATCCTACAGCACAGCAGCGAGCATCACGTGAAGATAGtgaaacatttattgaaatCGTCAATCTGCCAAACCTTATTATCCATGGTGGTTTGGATTGTGTGGGGTCATTGTTTTGTTGAATTTAGAAAGCATATGATTGACACTTTTATAGCTTTGAGTGACTGTGCATTTCTTTGGGACTTTATATCCCCAtgcaaaactatttttgttttcaaatgcgACATTATTTGCAGGCATTAGCAATGAAATGTACTTTGTGCACACACTAAGCTAAACGTTAGTAAGGGTGTTAACCTTTCTATCGCATCCATAATAAAAGTTGTTGGCATAAATATTtgtctgtttactgtgcatattttttgtatttataaatacatttatatattttagaaaaatatcaatatatgtTTATATCTAATTCAAtcgtttataaatatatataaatgcacatatttcctatatatatatagtactTGTATGTGTGTACGTATGTTacataaacatatattatgtaaaccaTAACTTCTATTCTGTAGTCCTGTCAGATTAATGGCTTGAACCTAAAACTGGATATGAAGTTTTTGGAATAATGTGCAAATAGTTGATGGGTTACCTGTCCAGTTTTAACTATCAGTCACTTACTAACCAGGGTTCACATATTTCATAACACTGTATCTCGCAGCTGCTTTTTCGAACAAAAGCACCTGGCGTGATCTACTAGAAGGCAGTTCTATATTACCATCACAATGCAGGTCAGGAAGGTTGTCTGTGTGACAGCTGCTATCTGACTCTGCATCATCAAAAACCGCTGTCTCTTCCTTCTCATGTTACTGTGAAAAATTAGGTGTTAAAACTCTCAGGGTTAAGGAAGCAGACATAAAACCAGGTGGTTTCACGCCTAATGATTAAATCTGCCTTCTATAAGGTGTTGCGGACGGCGTGGGGGGCTGGAGGGATTACGGCGTGGACCCGTCCCAGTTCTCCACCACTCTGATGAGGACGTGCGAACGGCTTGTGAAGGAGGGCCGATTCACTCCCAGCAACCCCGTGGGCATCCTCACGACCGGCTACTATGAACTCTTGCAGAACAAAGTGCCTCTGTTGGGTAAGAACTTATACATACGCACATACTGACCCGCATGGTGAGTCACACACTAGCTGTTGGGTTTTATAGAATAAGTTAATTAAAAAGCCGCAGGATGACTCACATCTTGAGTCGTGATTGAAAACATGGTTTTCTCTCAAACATCTTGTCAAGGAAATGTGGTCCAGCTGTGTAGTTATTAAAAAGGcaaaatatcatttattcaccctcacgtcaattcaaacctgttggactttctttcttctgcagaacacaaaaaatatattgaataatgttggaatccaaacaacattggtccccatggacctccattgtatgaacacaaaaccacatgagacatttctcaaaatatcttctttttttatgttctaCTGAAGAAAGCTATATACAGATTGTATAccacatgaggatgaataaatgacgaAAAAAATTATTACGCACACATAAATTTCAATTtagacacattttttgtttagaaaatgtaGGGCAGCTCACATATGTTAACAAAACGCTTTTCTCAGGTTTGCAAATTTCAAGggacatttttgttttccatttgtAACATTTGATCCGTTAGAAGTCTTGTCAGCCAACCAATTCTTAGTTGTTGTTTATTAAGGAGACTTTTATGTGAACTTAGAGCCTGGATGCAGTTTTAACCTATATTAATGCCGAGACCAAGTTAGTTACCAAGCGTTGGATTACCAGGCATGCAGGGGCTCATCTTTTTTCTGAAACCTGACATCAAGGGCTGTCAGAAATGTCCCTCTGTGCTCTTCGTCTTAGTTGTTTGCCTCTTAAAAGTGacacacttttattttgggatgGCATGCCGTGTGATAAAGGTCTTTGGGTGACTTTTCCGAGACAAGGTCATTTGGACCGCAAGGCCCCCTTCATCAAGAGCATGAAGGAAAGCCTGTGTGACCGTGAAGTATTGGGTTTACTCAGTGCTGGGGGtactgttttatttgttattgttcttctcATATATATTGTAAGtctcaaattataaatatgaGTTATATGATAACTACAGAATTTAAAACAGTGAATTTCAAACGACTCTTCATGAAACAACTGTCGTAGTGAGTATGAATGTCAAGGAACATAAAGCAAAGTGTATATGACTTTTATCCTATATTCTACATTCTAAAGCCATACGATAGCTTTGGGTGAGGAACAGATCAGGTGGCGACTGTTTGACCTCTTCACCTGGGCCTCATGCGGCTCAAAATGTAGACtgcttcttaaagggacagtgcacccaaaaataacaattctgtcataacGTTTTACTGTCACGTCGTTCAAAATCAATATAGCACTCTTCACactaacacaaaagaagatattttgagaaatcaaaaatctcagtggttttgtgtccatgcaatggaagtcaatagggttcagtgttgtttgataaccagcattcttcaaaatatcttctgtgttctgcagaagaaagtaattcatacaggtttgcaataaCATGAGTAATGATGCAAGAATAgttattttgggttgaactatgcctttaaataaTGTGACCAATGTTTTTCCACATCGTGTCACATCAGCAAAGTTTAAACAAGATACAAACATAATGTTTGCCCTTTATATcatgaatgtttttcttttcattttctgtaggAAGTAGCACAGCTTGTATAGTCGTACTGGACCGTCGGAGTCACAGGCTACACACCTGTAACCTGGGAGACTCGGGCTTCCTGGTTGTCCGGGGCGGAGAGGTCGTCCATCGGTCAGACGAGCAGCAGCATTACTTTAACACACCCTTCCAGCTGTCCATTGCCCCGCCGGGGTCAGAGGGCATCGTGTTGAGTGACAGGTGGGTCAGTCATGCTCGCTGATACTGGATATACTAGTCTTTCCGGTCACAGATGTCTGCACGTCACATATCGGCATCAGAGAAGTCTGCGCTGAGACCAGTTATTATTATTGACTTATTTGCAGTTGAGAgaattattagtttttttatattagtgtATATAATTGGTTGTAGCGGTTAGCTCATGGACACGTTTAGCCAAGATGTTCGTGCAGGCTCATGTTAAAGTTGTTTGAATCGTGTAATTTCCTGATCAAACAAAGTGTTAAAGTGTTGAGTAGTTTGTGTTGCTGGATGCATACATGATGTTAGTCTTCAAAATTTTAGCTCCCAAATCTCTGCTTCAATGTAGGACGGTGTTATTATTAAGTACATTTTACTGCCCTTAAAGTGATAGCTCACCCCAAAATCaacatttgttcattattttctCACATTGTCATGTCagcctgtctgactttcttctgcagaacacaaaaga
Proteins encoded in this region:
- the tctn1 gene encoding tectonic-1, whose amino-acid sequence is MAALCCLLILAFLKTALCIEHANTTESINITLKDANDPFSDREDSLNFTESGITPTPSSFPDSSESVTALPDQTESTDTSIPNTTPYVPRSVLPLPVSGVLPIPVTEVFKLCPCNLQSGQCDINCCCDPDCTEEVSLFTDCSIKTISSDPKLCQKDKVVYSINTTPDGLSRVQSSVQKEVNPDVFCIQSANHEEGMSFGTPEIPTEENFDSLFGQFAGFFFGHTRDTNAQSTAIGNVSGYLYGDVIQTVNEAGEQESFPFPASAGTAHCLDGNPAAFLKDQTSRCVRSFDLPQDCSSLEALDLGAYITFNIRTGKNEAAKVIGVEVSAITLESLEGTWTSVDPAESFSYFPVLLESGDVCNNVVKQVKYIFRYSEAGEILNVMASFLLGAIKSIMVPIQQEFQITFLQEITSTSGMRFSGNPGYVVGLPLVAGTRTTDGIVQSTDPKGPVTILQNSAEQDCLLGSSRRSPVQFGIDMVSGCTFRLPDAVNCSLLSEVILSVLKGQNFPDHVASFGNSLPQNPLEWVPIQIQTITSGTQTCSIPQSYHLEVKWTKYGTLVNPQAQIVRVMETVLTNTSSLALLTSAGGLLSVTTSVSFVDVSASASPGFKVPPTIDAKLPFDFFFPFV
- the pptc7b gene encoding protein phosphatase PTC7 homolog; its protein translation is MLSVLSYGRIVARAVLGGLSQTDGRDYILITASCGFGKDFRKGILKKGMCYGDDACFIARHKSTDVLGVADGVGGWRDYGVDPSQFSTTLMRTCERLVKEGRFTPSNPVGILTTGYYELLQNKVPLLGSSTACIVVLDRRSHRLHTCNLGDSGFLVVRGGEVVHRSDEQQHYFNTPFQLSIAPPGSEGIVLSDSPEAADSSSFDVQLGDIILTATDGLFDNMPDYMILQELKKLKNTNYDSIQQTARSIAEQAHELAYDPNYMSPFAQFACDNGLNVRGGKPDDITVLLSIVAEYTD